The genomic window GCTATTTTATCAGTCTGCAGGGCATCATAGGAACTGCTAATTTCCTCAAAGTAGCAAatgtgcaataaaataaaaacaataaaaaagagaTGACATACATAAGTGACATGGGGGTGAGGGAAGTTTCTCCTGTAATGTTTGCCCaaggcctggctgcagctctctgtCCCCATTTCCGCACCTCTCTCCAAAGCACAAGGTGGGAGTGGGTAGGGAGGGTACTGGCAGCTCTGGcaagagcaataaaaaaaaaggcagattatTATGTCATGCCACTCTGCTTCGGGTTGTTTGATGATGTCATAAACACAGCATGGCTTTTGCAAAATTAGCATGATCTCCTAGTGGGTAGATCTACCCTGGAAGTGGAAAAATGGCAACGTTGGAGGGGAGTGGGATGGTGATGGGAGCTGCTCAGGGTTGGGGGATGGCCTAGCAGTTATGAGCAGCTTTGTTGATCCCTGAGTGCGGTGTCTGTgatcctcagcagctcctgtgccagggACTGGCAGCGCTTGATAAGGCTCTGAGCATAGATAAGTTGCTGTGGTTCAGCTCCGTCCTTGGGGGGAtcagtgccagctctggctcGAGCAGCAGGAATTCACCTGCAGCAAATCCAACACAAGCCAAGGAGCTGCTCCCGGCCTGTCCATGCTGtgccattcccacatcccaagCCGCGGGTCGGCACGGGGCGGCAGTCGGGTGGGATTTGGTTCAAACTCTCCGTCTGTCAGTGATTGTTCTAATGGCTCCTTTCAGCTCAGCCTACACAAGCAATTCAGGGCAGAGCTTTGGCACCCCTGCTCCCCGTGCCGAGGGCTCCTCCCGTGTcccgcagctgctcccaggcccTCGATGCTGTTGGGAATGAGCGCCTGCAGCAGGAAGGCGCTGACCCTGCTCAGCAGCGTGTTCGCCGTCTGCGGCCTCGGCCTCCTGGGCATCTCCGTCAGCACTGATTACTGGCTCTACCTGGAGGAGGGCATCGTCCAGCCCCAAAACCAGACAGCCGAGATCAAGCTGTCGctgcactcagggctctggaggGTCTGCTTTCTGGCAGGTATGGTCTCCCAGCCAAAAACATCCCCTTGGTTTGTTGTGTGTCAGTGCCAGTTAGCAGGAAAGGGGCaagaaaaaggggatttttagAGGCTCCACCCATCTCTGCTTCCAAACTCAGGCACAACCTTTGGCAAGCAATATCATTGCCTCATGCCCGACTTTAACAGTCATGCAGCTCCTTTAACAGTCCAAAGCATAAATGTGCCTTTGCATACAGGCTTTGGTGAgtttgctgctgccctgccagaCCCCCTGCCCTgttccagagctgcagccatgATGCCTTGGGCAGCAGCTAAAAACTTTCCATTTCATCCCTGCAAAATTTAGATTCAGGTCAGCTGGACCATTCCCTCTGTCTGTGCCAAGTTTGATGAAGCAACTTGGCTGCAGGGACAAAGTTGAATAGAACCCAAAGGGAATGGGAATCTCAGTGTGACCAATCTGAAATGTCACAAAGTTTCAACCGCTTTGGAAAAGTCAGGGGAGAAGTGAGGAGCTCTGATATCGCCCCTGGGGTGACCTTTAACCCTCTGGCTTCAGGATTCACATTTTTATCTGTCTGCCGCAGGTGAGGAGCGTGGCCGGTGCTTCACCATCGAATATGTGATGCCCATGAACATCCAGCTGACATCTGAATCCACAATCAATGTCCTGAGTAAGTGGTTTGGTGGGGTTCCACCCTTTACATCCTGCAAAGCATTAAGGGTTCACTAAGGAACCTCCCCAAGAAATCCCATTTGTGTCCTTGCCAAAGAAGCTCTGAGTTCCTCGACAGTGCTGCCACGCAAGGATGCAACTACATTTTTTACTATGGGAATTACCCAGTGTGCTCCTAAGCTTTTGGGGACATCCCTTTCTAATGGCAGGATGCCCCTGGAGGCTCTAAGCTGTACAATTTCACTGTCACTGGCTATTCAGCACTAATGTTCATCGCAGTGTTTGGCTTTTTAGTCTCCTCTCCGTAATTTGCAGCTGTTTTTATTCCCTAGCAATTTTGCCCATTATATCGCAAGATGAATTAAGGATGGAGTGTCACAACTCTCATGATGAATTCTGCAGTCATTTCTGATTTAATAAACAGAAGTGTTCTGCAAACAACCAGTGAAGCTAGAGAAAAATGCAGGTTCTGATGGTTTCCTATGCAACACTCCACACAGGAACCCTCAGAAATGCAAACACCATGGAGGTGAGACACTGCCACAGTGCCCAGAGAttctgtggatgctccatccctggaagtgttcaaggccaggttggatggggcctggagcaacctgggacaatggaaggtgtccctgccatggcagagagctggaacgtaaggtcccttccaacccaaaccattctatgattccataattctatgTTTTACTCAGCTCATTAGCAAGGAGAGAAACCCAGACAGAACATGGTCcgagcaggagagctggagcccTCTCACCCAGCTAAGCCCATTTCTTGCACTATTTAGGGAATACTAACCTGTTTtcacttccctctgctcctctctccacagagaTGATTCGCTCAGccacccccttccctctggTCAGCCTCTTCTTCATGTTCATCGGCTTCATCCTGAGCAACATTGGCCACATCCGGCCTCACAGGACCATCCTCGCCTTCGTCTCAGGGATATTCTTCATCCTGTCAGGTGAGCTTTGCAAGCCAGGTTTTTTCCTGACAGCCCTTGAGCATGGAGCTCATTTGCTTCGGTAGCTGCTGGTGCTCTCCTAAGCTGCCCTGGTGACTCTTTGTTGGAGTCATcactcccagctcagccccacagcctgaTCAGCCTTTGTGGGATGGATGCAGAGCTCATTTgtggaaatgaggggaaagGCCCCCACCACTCGTGCAGGAGCAGGTGCTGGGGGAGAGGATGCTTCTCGTGGAACATCAGTCACAGGAGAGATATGCAACTTCAAACTGCTCAGTTGGGCTGTGTCTACATGAGAAAagtgaatgttttatttatggTGTTGTGCAAATGCTAAACAAATAGCTGTGACAGCTGAGCTTTGAAGCAGCTCCTACTGGagccagctccctcctcccagtGCACACAGACTTCCCTGAACAGGGAATGTTTGACTGGAATGAGAGGAGTGCTCTGGGTTAGTGCAGCAGGAGTGCAGCTCCTTTACCCAGCCATTACAAGCACACTCCCacaatttttttactttcccCCAAAAGTCAGGCCTTCAAGAAGGTGCTTCTTCAGTAGCTTCATCCCTGATGTGTTCCCCACTGTCCTTCTCCAGGTCTGTCACTGGTGGTGGGGCTGGTCCTCTACATATCCAGCATTAATGACGAGATGCTCAACAGGACCAAGGACTCGGAGTCGTTCTTCAATTACAAATATGGGTGGTCCTTTGCCTTCTCTGCCATCTCGTTCCTTCTCACAGAGGTACTGCATCCCTGCAACAAGTGCATCCCATTCCCAGGAGTGGGCAGACTGAGGCTTTTTGGCAAAAAGAGGGCTCAGATGGGGTTTAAGGGAGGGCTGTGAGGGCAGAGGGGTAATGCCTAGCATGAAGGGGACGTATGGGGGGACAGACCCACTCTGGAGCACTAGTGGGGCATTTGATCACAATTTGATGCTGAGCATGAaaagcagaggaggagatgTGGTTGTGCCACATTATTTACTGCACAGATCCAAGGCATGGGGCAGGGAAGTAATGGCCCTCGGGTGCTTTTGAGCATCAGCAGCAGtgcaaaaaaaggcaatttctaTTTTGTCCTGTTTGGGTGGTGGTGCAGAAggcagccatgggcagggagggcCTCAGGCCGTGTCTCTGTCCCGCAGAGTGCCGGGGTGATGTCTGTGTACCTGTTCATGAAGCGCTACACGGCCGAGGACCTCTACCGACCCCACCCTGGCTTCTACCGGCCCCGCTTGAGCAACTGCTCCGACTACTCAGGGCAGTTCCTGCACCCAGACACGTGGGGACGGGGCCGCAGCCCCTCGGACATCTCCAGCGAGGCGTCCCTGCAGATGAACAGTAACTACCCAGCCCTGCTCAAGTGCCCCGACTATGACCAGATGTCCTCGTCTCCCTGCTgagccccgccggccccgcgcccaCTCCGATGGTCGCCACATCCCGACTCCGTTTGTCTTTTTTTAGGCCACTCTTTCAGGCCAATTCTCTATTTATAGGAGCGTAAATATAACCAGAGAGATTGGTTATATAACCAGTAGTGTAACCTAGAGAATTGGGATATAtccctttctttgttttttgggttgttttattCCTCCCTGCATAACTAAGAATCTCTCCAAAGTCCTCTTCTCTCAGCTCATCCCGCTGAGCAAACAGCAGTTCTGCCTGGGGGATAAATCCAGGGCTGGACTcgagagcaggaaaaagaaaatagagtaGAACTAAGGAAAAAACGGTGTATTTTTTTGGTGTAGATAGGTAGGCTGCTACAGTTTGTGTATTCAACTGTATCATTGAATTCTGTATTTACTGGCCTGAGTGCCAGCAGGCATAAAAGATTCGTATAACTTTCCAAGAAGTAACCAGCattagaaaaatagaaatttcaTCTCGACTGAACGCTTACTGATTGGTATCTCTCACTGCT from Corvus hawaiiensis isolate bCorHaw1 chromosome 19, bCorHaw1.pri.cur, whole genome shotgun sequence includes these protein-coding regions:
- the CACNG5 gene encoding voltage-dependent calcium channel gamma-5 subunit gives rise to the protein MLLGMSACSRKALTLLSSVFAVCGLGLLGISVSTDYWLYLEEGIVQPQNQTAEIKLSLHSGLWRVCFLAGEERGRCFTIEYVMPMNIQLTSESTINVLKMIRSATPFPLVSLFFMFIGFILSNIGHIRPHRTILAFVSGIFFILSGLSLVVGLVLYISSINDEMLNRTKDSESFFNYKYGWSFAFSAISFLLTESAGVMSVYLFMKRYTAEDLYRPHPGFYRPRLSNCSDYSGQFLHPDTWGRGRSPSDISSEASLQMNSNYPALLKCPDYDQMSSSPC